The Geobacter sp. AOG2 genome includes a window with the following:
- a CDS encoding cytochrome c3 family protein, with the protein MNKLKFGTYATVLIVNGMLMSAGAYAQELSGKHAKEGLKCADCHKTDKPVTAATPDACMECHGDYSKVAALTKSLPVNPHDSHLGQLACTKCHGIHKPSEVICLECHSEFDFKVK; encoded by the coding sequence ATGAACAAATTGAAGTTCGGGACTTACGCCACCGTTCTCATAGTGAACGGAATGCTCATGTCGGCTGGTGCATACGCACAGGAGCTGTCCGGAAAGCATGCCAAGGAAGGATTGAAATGCGCCGATTGTCACAAGACGGATAAGCCGGTTACGGCTGCGACGCCGGATGCCTGCATGGAGTGCCACGGCGATTACAGCAAGGTTGCCGCCCTGACCAAATCCCTGCCGGTTAATCCTCACGACTCTCATTTGGGGCAACTCGCTTGCACCAAGTGCCACGGCATACATAAACCGAGCGAGGTTATTTGTCTGGAGTGTCATAGCGAGTTTGATTTCAAGGTCAAGTAG
- a CDS encoding FAD-dependent oxidoreductase, which produces MKRFFGKIGLALALVTAMAVPALAEKTMDTDVAIVGAGTSGLAAAVEALQGGAKVIVLEKQPKVGGTGSFCEGVFAAESKIQKRIGIDVSKSFAFKLIMNYSHWKANGALAKAFVDKSAETIDWLDNLGVKIEYVGVGGFGGPLTWHVIAPGPDLVKDPRDFHCQRMINVFNKYVLDHGGKILLETPGTGLITENGKVVGVFAKDKSGEKIRINAKAVVIATGGFANNKEMMRKYVKDYPDVIPVGQIGKDGDGIRMAEAAGAALEGMSTVQAYRPGLAGFHPADQMIALAVQPYFWVTPRGERYTDESSIEYWPYAGNALTRVGGTAYSIYDDATRKFAVEKGIEMPLGEWVLQGTKLTKWEDAFNKELARKRGNVFKADTLEDLAKQLGMDAAVLKASVEKMNKAAATREDSEFNKQAKFLRPIATPPFYATKLLPRHLGTLGGVKVTAEAEAVNTKGAPIPGLYAVGTDSGGMYGDSYDLLLGGGTAGYAVNSGRIAAENALKYAGITK; this is translated from the coding sequence ATGAAGAGGTTTTTCGGAAAGATTGGCTTGGCGCTGGCGCTGGTAACAGCTATGGCAGTACCGGCTCTGGCGGAAAAAACCATGGATACCGATGTTGCCATTGTCGGTGCCGGAACATCCGGACTGGCGGCCGCCGTTGAGGCGCTACAGGGCGGAGCCAAGGTCATTGTCCTTGAGAAGCAGCCCAAGGTCGGCGGCACCGGCAGCTTCTGCGAAGGCGTCTTCGCGGCAGAGAGCAAGATCCAGAAACGTATCGGTATCGACGTGTCCAAATCCTTCGCCTTCAAGCTCATCATGAATTACAGCCACTGGAAGGCCAACGGTGCGTTGGCCAAGGCGTTTGTGGACAAGTCGGCCGAAACCATCGACTGGCTCGATAACCTGGGCGTCAAGATCGAGTATGTGGGCGTCGGCGGTTTTGGTGGACCTCTTACCTGGCATGTCATTGCTCCCGGCCCGGATCTGGTAAAAGACCCGCGTGATTTCCACTGCCAGAGGATGATCAACGTTTTCAACAAATACGTCCTCGACCATGGCGGCAAGATTCTCCTCGAAACCCCCGGTACGGGGCTGATCACCGAGAACGGCAAGGTTGTTGGCGTTTTTGCCAAGGACAAGTCCGGGGAAAAGATCAGGATCAACGCCAAGGCGGTTGTGATCGCCACCGGCGGATTTGCCAACAACAAGGAGATGATGAGGAAATATGTGAAGGATTACCCTGATGTCATCCCCGTCGGTCAGATAGGCAAAGACGGCGACGGCATTAGAATGGCGGAGGCGGCCGGCGCTGCCCTCGAGGGCATGTCCACCGTCCAGGCGTACCGCCCCGGCCTGGCCGGCTTCCATCCGGCTGACCAGATGATCGCCCTGGCCGTTCAGCCTTACTTCTGGGTGACTCCTCGCGGCGAACGCTACACCGACGAATCCAGCATCGAGTACTGGCCCTATGCCGGCAATGCCCTGACCAGGGTCGGCGGCACGGCATACTCCATCTACGATGACGCCACCAGGAAGTTTGCCGTTGAAAAGGGTATTGAAATGCCTCTGGGGGAATGGGTTCTCCAAGGGACCAAACTTACCAAATGGGAAGATGCGTTCAACAAGGAACTGGCCCGCAAACGGGGCAACGTCTTCAAGGCCGACACTCTCGAAGACCTTGCCAAGCAGCTCGGTATGGATGCGGCTGTCCTGAAAGCCAGCGTGGAGAAAATGAACAAGGCTGCCGCAACCCGTGAAGACTCCGAATTCAATAAACAGGCAAAATTCCTCCGTCCGATCGCAACTCCACCGTTCTATGCAACCAAGCTGTTGCCTCGCCACCTGGGCACTTTGGGCGGCGTCAAGGTAACGGCCGAAGCCGAAGCCGTCAACACCAAGGGAGCTCCCATTCCTGGTCTGTATGCCGTCGGCACCGATTCCGGCGGTATGTACGGCGACAGCTACGATCTGCTTCTGGGCGGCGGGACCGCCGGCTATGCCGTCAACTCCGGTCGTATTGCTGCTGAAAATGCTCTGAAATACGCGGGTATCACGAAATAG